In one Lolium rigidum isolate FL_2022 chromosome 3, APGP_CSIRO_Lrig_0.1, whole genome shotgun sequence genomic region, the following are encoded:
- the LOC124699586 gene encoding F-box/kelch-repeat protein At2g44130-like — translation MMNAKHIDLIPGMPDDVAVDCLARVPHGAFRSMRRVCRGWKSAAAAPDFALARAEAGANEDLVFLLQFCNPAAGDDGGPKDGDAPENSPAYGVAVYNVTTGEWHREREAPPMPMFAQCAAVGTRLAVMGGWDSKTFEPVADVHVLDAATGVWRRGTPMRSARSFFACAEAGGKIYVAGGHDKLKNALKTAEAYDAVADGWDPLPDMSEERDECDGMATVAGDRFLAVSGYRTGRQGGFERDAEWFDPATREWRRLERVRAPPSAAHVVVRGRVWCIEGTAVMEWRGERRGWIEVGPYPPGLKAGTARAVAVGGGERVVVTGAIESGGHALWVFDVKSKNWTVVQPPAEFAGFVFSVASVRV, via the coding sequence atgatgaACGCAAAGCACATCGACCTCATCCCGGGGATGCCCGACGACGTCGCCGTCGACTGCCTGGCGCGCGTCCCGCACGGCGCCTTTCGCTCGATGCGGCGCGTCTGCCGAGGGTGGAAGAGCGCCGCCGCGGCGCCGGACTTCGCCCTGGCCCGTGCGGAGGCAGGCGCCAACGAAGATCTCGTCTTTCTTCTGCAGTTCTGCAACCCGGCCGCCGGGGACGACGGTGGCCCCAAGGAcggcgacgcgccggagaactccCCGGCCTACGGCGTGGCCGTGTACAACGTCACCACCGGGGAGTGGCACCGCGAGCGCGAggcgccgccgatgccgatgttCGCGCAGTGCGCGGCCGTGGGGACCCGCCTCGCGGTGATGGGCGGCTGGGACTCCAAGACCTTCGAGCCCGTGGCGGACGTCCACGTGCTCGACGCCGCCACCGGCGTGTGGCGCAGGGGCACGCCGATGCGGTCGGCGCGGTCCTTCTTCGCGTGCGCGGAGGCGGGAGGCAAGATCTACGTCGCCGGCGGCCACGACAAGCTCAAGAACGCGCTGAAGACCGCGGAGGCGTACGACGCGGTGGCCGACGGCTGGGACCCGCTCCCGGACATGTCGGAGGAGCGCGACGAGTGCGACGGCATGGCCACCGTCGCCGGCGACCGGTTCCTGGCCGTGAGCGGGTACCGCACGGGGCGGCAGGGCGGGTTCGAGCGCGACGCGGAGTGGTTCGACCCGGCGACCCGCGAGTGGCGCCGGCTGGAACGCGTGCGCGCGCCGCCGTCGGCGGCGCACGTGGTGGTGCGCGGCCGGGTGTGGTGCATCGAGGGCACGGCCGTGATGGAGTGGCGCGGGGAGCGCCGAGGCTGGATCGAGGTGGGTCCCTACCCGCCGGGGCTCAAGGCCGGCACGGCGCGCGCGGTCGCCGTCGGTGGCGGCGAGCGTGTGGTGGTCACGGGAGCAATCGAGTCCGGCGGGCACGCGCTGTGGGTGTTCGACGTCAAGTCCAAGAACTGGACCGTGGTTCAGCCGCCGGCGGAGTTCGCCGGCTTCGTCTTCTCCGTGGCTTCCGTCCGCGTGTGA